One Brachyspira hampsonii genomic window, AGATATATTAATAACTTTATACGAAGATATATAACCCGTTGTATTATCGTATATTTTAGAACTTATAAGTCTGTTATTTTCTACTAAAGTATTACCCTGAACTATAGAACCAACTGCCTGTTCAACCGCATTTCTTTTGGCACTCTCAATAGCTCTCTCTATGGCATCAGCCTCTCCTCTTCCGTCAGCAGAAGCATAACCTTCAGCAGTTATTTTTGTAGTTTTTCCGCCCTTAAAATCAGGATTCTTCCAATTATTAACTATTCCTATTTCTCCTGTATCTTCGCCCACATATACACCGCCGCTAGATGTGCTTTTAGAAGTTGTAGCACAGGATACAAAAAATAAAGATAAAAATATAAATAGATATAACTTATTAAATTTCATGCCGTCATAAACCTCAATTAATATTTATATAAAACTATTGTCAGTAAAAAATAATATTTTTAAGCAAATATATTATTATTAACATATATTTTATAATAAAGTTATATTTTTTCAAGAAAGAAAATATAATAAATTTAATTCATAAAATAATACTTTGTAAAAATAAAATCAAATATCTTTATAAACAGACAAAAGTGTAGGCAGAATTTCTTCAGGATCAAGTTTTTTTAAGCAGTCAATAGTTTTGCAGCCTCTTTTTATATATTCACATCGAAAACTTTTTAATGCTGTACAGTATTTTCTTCTAGCCTCTATATTAACGGCTTTTTCTCCCCTAGCTCCGTAAATCAATGGCAAAGTATCTCCAAATATACCTATAGAATATATATTGCATGCATTAGCTATATGTAAAGGAGCACTATCTCCTCCAATCAATGCATAAGAATGTTTAATCACAGATATAAGCTCTCTAATACTCAATTTATTAGTAAAATCATCAGCTATTATATTTCCCAATCTTTTATTCATTTCATTAGAAAAATCCAAATCATCTTTAGAACCTATTAATATTATAGGAACTTTTCTTTCTTTATAAAATAAATCTATAAGTTTTGAAAAATTATCTGCACCATATCTCTTACTTACTCTGGTGGCTCCGCCATGAACAAGCAATGCATTGTTATAATTTTTCATTTTACTAATACCGAATTCATTTTCTTTCTCACTTAAAAAAATCTCTGTATTAATACCATCAGATTCTATATTCATAGGCTTCAATACAGAAAGAATTGTATCTACTATATGCCTTTTATGCTTTTTCCAAGAAGTTTTTTTATTAAGAAGAAATCCGCGGCATTCACTGTTTACTCCTGCCCTTATTGGTATTTTTGCTTTATATAAAAGTGAAGCTCCATAAAATGCGGTTGTGGCAGAAATTCCTATATCATAATTTTGACTGATTATATATTCTGATACTTTATCATCTCTAATTATAATATTATTTATATAAGGATTTTCTCTTAAAATATCTATTCCTCTTATACCATTTACAACATCAATACTACAGTCATTATAATGTTTTTTTAAAGCTCTTATAAGCGGAGTTATAAATATCGTATCTCCTATATAATTCATTCCTATAATCAATATCTTTGTCATACGTAAAACTCTTATGCTTATTTATACTATGATAATCTTCTTCTTTTGGCAATCCTTTCTTTTTTTTCTTCTAATAATCTCTCTTCATTGTATATTTTCATAATCTCAAAGAATAGTATAAAACTCAAAGGTCCCAATATTATTCCTGAAAGTCCGAAAAATAATACACCTCCAAGTATAGCAAAGAAAATAAATAATGGATGAAGCTCTATTCTGTTTCCAAGAAGAAGAGGACGAACAAAATTATCCGGTATGGTAATAAATATCCAAGAACATACTATAAATATAATAGCTTTGATAACTTCTCCATCTATTAGAAATAATACACCTAAAGGAATCCATATTATTGTAGTTCCTATTATCGGCATAAAAGATGCTATTATAGTAAGAAATGCAAATGTAAATGAATTTGCAACACCAAATACAGTATATACTATAAAAGCACAAAAACCCTGAAATATTCCTGTAAACAAATTACCGAAAACTATTCCCTTAATACCTTCAGAAACCTGTTTTATAAGTCTGTCAATATATTTTCTCTCTATAGGAATTAATGTTCTTACCTGATCTATCAAATATTCTCCGTCTACAAAAAAGAAAAATAAAGAAAACATCATAAATATAAATGAACTTACAAATCCGCCTGTACTTTTTAATAAACCAGCTACATTTTGAGTAAGATATGAACTTATAAATGTTAAATTTGAAAGAGAAGAATCCTGTATTCTTTTTAATATAGT contains:
- a CDS encoding glycosyltransferase family 9 protein, giving the protein MTKILIIGMNYIGDTIFITPLIRALKKHYNDCSIDVVNGIRGIDILRENPYINNIIIRDDKVSEYIISQNYDIGISATTAFYGASLLYKAKIPIRAGVNSECRGFLLNKKTSWKKHKRHIVDTILSVLKPMNIESDGINTEIFLSEKENEFGISKMKNYNNALLVHGGATRVSKRYGADNFSKLIDLFYKERKVPIILIGSKDDLDFSNEMNKRLGNIIADDFTNKLSIRELISVIKHSYALIGGDSAPLHIANACNIYSIGIFGDTLPLIYGARGEKAVNIEARRKYCTALKSFRCEYIKRGCKTIDCLKKLDPEEILPTLLSVYKDI
- a CDS encoding AI-2E family transporter, translated to MNKNNIGYIFFIAFIFLSMFIMYKLLRPFGMIIFFAVVFYVILNPLFIKAMGKSYKKTDKISIIKKNTLALLFSLISLIIFLVPTSVLAYTIIVQLIDISNIGIKYFMNLDVNEVINNSSVNNFLKSLPIDVSMETILKRIQDSSLSNLTFISSYLTQNVAGLLKSTGGFVSSFIFMMFSLFFFFVDGEYLIDQVRTLIPIERKYIDRLIKQVSEGIKGIVFGNLFTGIFQGFCAFIVYTVFGVANSFTFAFLTIIASFMPIIGTTIIWIPLGVLFLIDGEVIKAIIFIVCSWIFITIPDNFVRPLLLGNRIELHPLFIFFAILGGVLFFGLSGIILGPLSFILFFEIMKIYNEERLLEEKKERIAKRRRLS